One Sphingobacteriales bacterium genomic window carries:
- the ispG gene encoding (E)-4-hydroxy-3-methylbut-2-enyl-diphosphate synthase has protein sequence MLILPTPFTYCNSLTRYERWRTREVNIGGVPLGGNNPIRLQSMTTTDTLDTAATVAQTLRLVQVGCEYVRITAPSIKEAENLAHIKAELRRSGCQVPLVADIHFTPNAAEVAARIVEKVRINPGNYADKKKFEFISYDDAAYEAELERIRRRLLPLLRICKEYGTALRIGTNHGSLSDRIMSRYGDTPIGMVESALEFVRFCEAENFYDIVLSMKSSNVQVMVQAYRLLVQKMREENMNYPLHLGVTEAGDGEDGRIKSAAGIGTLLEDGIGDTVRVSLTEAPEAEIPVAAALVRRYSKRNPHNPIRPVVAAQQQYIHPFEHQRRKTHSIGKIGGEQVPTVVADFSKETLTHHSQLQSIGYTYQVDLDKWNIAEQAADFLFLGAADPALPFEIPGTLQKVVCFDTWKQAAQQSTCIPLLNISELLNTPHLWTTQYKWVMADDHILDENSETATAFWEALRQAQQHTVLVLRSDNTHQMAALRRICFELLERGIACPLIFNINYAYCSEADFALHSATDFGALLIDGLGDGIWIAAANAPRSIQNSTAFGILQATRTRISKTEYISCPSCGRTLFDLEETTAMIRARTQHLKGVKIGIMGCIVNGPGEMADADYGYVGSGVDKITLYRGKEVVKRSINSERAVDELIQLIREDGRWTDEG, from the coding sequence ATGCTGATACTTCCCACCCCTTTTACCTACTGCAACAGCCTCACACGCTACGAGCGTTGGCGCACCCGCGAAGTGAATATCGGCGGCGTTCCTTTGGGCGGCAACAACCCTATTCGCCTCCAGTCTATGACCACCACCGACACCCTCGATACCGCCGCCACCGTTGCCCAAACCCTGCGTTTGGTACAGGTCGGTTGCGAGTATGTCCGCATCACTGCTCCTTCCATCAAAGAAGCCGAGAATTTAGCCCACATCAAAGCCGAACTTCGCCGAAGCGGTTGTCAAGTGCCTTTGGTGGCGGATATTCACTTTACCCCCAACGCCGCCGAAGTAGCAGCACGCATCGTGGAAAAAGTGCGTATCAACCCCGGCAATTACGCCGACAAAAAAAAATTTGAATTTATTAGTTATGATGATGCCGCCTACGAAGCCGAATTAGAGCGTATCCGCCGCCGCCTGTTGCCACTGCTGCGCATCTGCAAAGAATATGGAACTGCGCTGCGCATCGGCACCAATCACGGCTCTCTCAGCGACCGCATCATGAGTCGCTACGGCGACACGCCAATAGGTATGGTAGAAAGTGCGCTGGAGTTTGTGCGTTTTTGCGAAGCCGAAAATTTTTACGACATCGTGCTGTCTATGAAATCCAGCAATGTGCAGGTGATGGTGCAAGCCTATCGTTTGTTGGTGCAAAAGATGAGGGAAGAAAATATGAATTATCCTTTGCACTTGGGCGTTACCGAAGCCGGAGACGGCGAAGACGGGCGCATTAAATCGGCGGCGGGCATCGGTACATTGCTCGAAGACGGCATCGGCGACACCGTGCGCGTGTCGCTCACCGAAGCCCCCGAAGCCGAAATTCCGGTGGCGGCAGCTTTGGTGCGCCGCTATTCCAAGCGCAACCCGCACAACCCGATTCGTCCGGTGGTGGCGGCACAGCAGCAATATATCCACCCTTTTGAGCATCAACGCCGCAAAACGCATAGCATCGGAAAAATAGGTGGCGAACAAGTGCCGACAGTGGTGGCAGATTTTTCAAAAGAAACCCTTACACACCACAGCCAACTGCAAAGCATCGGCTACACTTATCAGGTGGATTTGGATAAATGGAATATCGCCGAGCAAGCCGCCGACTTTTTATTTTTGGGAGCTGCCGACCCTGCCCTGCCTTTTGAAATTCCGGGTACGCTGCAAAAAGTGGTGTGTTTTGATACATGGAAACAAGCAGCGCAACAAAGCACTTGTATTCCTTTATTGAACATCAGTGAATTGCTGAATACACCGCATTTGTGGACAACACAATACAAATGGGTAATGGCTGACGACCACATTTTAGACGAAAATAGCGAAACCGCCACCGCTTTTTGGGAAGCCTTGCGCCAAGCCCAGCAACATACGGTGTTGGTGCTCCGCAGCGACAATACCCACCAAATGGCGGCATTGCGGCGCATCTGCTTTGAGTTGTTGGAGCGCGGCATCGCCTGCCCGCTTATTTTTAACATCAACTACGCTTATTGCAGTGAAGCCGACTTTGCATTGCACAGTGCCACCGACTTCGGAGCTTTGCTCATTGATGGTTTGGGCGATGGCATTTGGATAGCCGCCGCCAACGCGCCGCGTTCTATACAAAACAGCACCGCATTTGGTATTTTGCAGGCAACGCGCACCCGCATTTCCAAAACTGAATACATCTCCTGCCCTTCTTGTGGGCGCACCTTATTTGATTTGGAAGAAACCACCGCGATGATACGCGCCCGCACCCAGCACCTCAAAGGCGTAAAAATCGGTATTATGGGCTGCATCGTGAATGGTCCCGGCGAAATGGCTGATGCCGACTATGGTTATGTGGGCAGCGGCGTAGATAAAATTACGCTGTATCGCGGGAAAGAAGTAGTGAAACGCAGCATCAACAGCGAACGTGCCGTAGATGAACTCATACAACTAATCCGCGAAGACGGGCGGTGGACAGATGAAGGATAA
- a CDS encoding acyl-CoA dehydrogenase family protein, whose translation MIRESVRSFAEKEIRPYLMEWDESQYFPVELFKKMGELGFMGVVVPHEYGGAGFGYIECVTVVSEIASVCGSVGLSVAAHNSLCTGHILAFGNEAQKQKYLPRLATAQHIGAWALTEPNTGSDAMRMKCTARKEGNEWVLNGAKCWITHGATGDVVVVIARTGELLDSHGMTAFVVERGTPGLKAGKKENKLGMRCSETAEVIFEDCRIPEENVLGQVGEGFQQAMKILDGGRISIAALGLGIGKGAYQAALKYAKEREQFGQPIANFQGIAFKIADMATKVEVGELLTMQAADMKNKGLKMTKESAMAKYYTSEAAVQIATDAVQIFGGYGYTKDFPVEKFYRDSKLCTIGEGTSEIQKLVISREILK comes from the coding sequence ATGATTCGCGAAAGTGTGCGCAGCTTTGCCGAAAAAGAAATACGCCCCTACCTGATGGAATGGGACGAAAGCCAATATTTTCCCGTAGAATTGTTCAAAAAAATGGGCGAACTCGGTTTTATGGGCGTAGTAGTGCCGCACGAATACGGCGGCGCAGGTTTCGGATATATTGAATGTGTGACGGTGGTGAGCGAAATTGCCAGTGTATGCGGCTCGGTGGGTTTGTCGGTGGCGGCGCACAATTCGCTGTGTACCGGACATATCCTCGCTTTCGGCAACGAAGCCCAAAAACAAAAATACCTGCCCAGATTAGCCACTGCCCAACATATCGGGGCTTGGGCACTCACCGAACCCAACACCGGCAGCGATGCTATGCGTATGAAATGCACCGCCCGCAAAGAGGGCAACGAGTGGGTACTCAACGGTGCAAAATGCTGGATTACGCACGGTGCTACGGGCGATGTGGTAGTGGTGATTGCACGCACCGGCGAACTGTTGGACAGCCACGGCATGACGGCTTTTGTGGTGGAACGCGGCACTCCGGGGCTTAAAGCAGGCAAAAAAGAAAATAAACTCGGTATGCGCTGCTCCGAAACCGCCGAAGTGATTTTTGAAGATTGCCGTATTCCCGAAGAAAACGTACTCGGTCAGGTGGGCGAAGGTTTTCAGCAGGCAATGAAAATTTTGGACGGCGGGCGTATCTCTATCGCCGCACTCGGCTTGGGCATCGGCAAAGGAGCTTATCAAGCCGCCCTCAAATATGCCAAAGAACGCGAGCAATTCGGGCAGCCGATTGCGAATTTTCAGGGTATTGCCTTTAAAATTGCGGATATGGCAACCAAAGTGGAAGTGGGCGAACTCCTCACTATGCAAGCCGCCGATATGAAAAACAAAGGACTGAAAATGACCAAAGAGTCGGCAATGGCAAAATACTACACTTCCGAAGCCGCCGTACAGATTGCCACCGATGCCGTTCAGATTTTTGGCGGCTACGGCTATACCAAAGATTTTCCGGTAGAAAAATTTTACCGCGACTCCAAACTCTGCACCATCGGCGAAGGCACGAGCGAAATTCAAAAATTGGTTATCTCCCGCGAAATTTTAAAATAA
- a CDS encoding 30S ribosomal protein S21, with protein MLIIDCRESDTIDKALRKYKKKFEKAGILRQLRRRKQFTKPSIQNRQQKLKAIYKEEMYGPNSQE; from the coding sequence ATGTTGATTATTGATTGTAGAGAAAGCGATACTATTGATAAGGCTTTGCGCAAATACAAAAAGAAATTTGAAAAAGCGGGCATTTTGCGCCAATTACGCAGACGCAAGCAGTTCACAAAGCCCTCTATTCAAAATCGCCAACAGAAATTAAAGGCTATTTATAAAGAGGAAATGTACGGTCCGAACAGCCAAGAGTAA
- a CDS encoding DUF2892 domain-containing protein, with amino-acid sequence MKYNLSFKDILVRYVIMVVILMAGALTQQVWLMFFSLPFFITALLGMCPVYAAMGINNNPEAASEEDDH; translated from the coding sequence ATGAAATACAATCTCAGTTTCAAAGATATTTTAGTGCGTTATGTGATAATGGTAGTGATTTTAATGGCGGGTGCATTGACACAACAAGTGTGGCTGATGTTTTTTAGTTTGCCGTTTTTTATTACGGCGTTGTTGGGAATGTGTCCTGTATATGCAGCTATGGGTATCAATAACAACCCCGAAGCTGCTTCCGAAGAAGACGACCATTAA